Proteins co-encoded in one Thermoplasma sp. Kam2015 genomic window:
- a CDS encoding NAD(P)/FAD-dependent oxidoreductase: MADVKILILGGRFGGLQTAYDLKRYLKNKADIKIIEKNRYVYFRPALPHVGIGLERSEDLRIDLTKVLPERGIEFVQGTVTRIDPERNFVEYAKEGGGGYKEKYDFLVVALGAHLASEMITGFDKYGSSVCEADLAENMWKKLKDFKGGNITLGSAKFIQDTKNRPTNTPDKYAPIADSACEGPVFEMSIMLYDYFKSKNMLDKVKMTVYSPGEYLSDLSRTSRATVASMYKGMNIELIDNFVVKEVTEKEVISEDGRRLPSDISFILPPYTGQKIVKDANLGDDVGFVLTGTDMKSVKYDNIYAVGDVNALIVPKMASLAVKTARIAAANIANRFGLSVPVEVYDPKIVCVADSPYGNYAVAVTDSTFYGGNISEAIPSAANHLKKTLFTRYFLWSKGDLAMDKYLTSW; encoded by the coding sequence ATGGCAGATGTCAAAATTCTAATATTAGGTGGGAGGTTCGGTGGGCTACAGACAGCCTACGATCTCAAAAGATATCTGAAGAACAAAGCAGATATCAAGATAATAGAGAAGAATAGGTATGTCTATTTTCGTCCTGCACTTCCGCATGTAGGAATAGGGCTTGAACGTTCTGAGGATCTAAGGATAGATCTCACGAAGGTTTTACCGGAGAGAGGCATAGAGTTCGTACAGGGAACTGTCACGCGCATAGATCCCGAAAGAAACTTTGTGGAATACGCCAAGGAAGGGGGTGGAGGATACAAGGAGAAATACGATTTTCTGGTTGTAGCTCTTGGAGCCCACCTGGCCAGCGAGATGATAACCGGATTCGATAAATACGGATCAAGCGTATGCGAGGCGGATCTCGCCGAGAATATGTGGAAGAAACTTAAGGATTTTAAGGGAGGAAATATAACTCTTGGATCTGCGAAATTCATCCAGGATACAAAGAACAGACCTACAAATACGCCAGATAAATATGCACCCATAGCTGATTCAGCCTGCGAAGGACCAGTTTTCGAGATGTCGATCATGCTCTATGATTACTTCAAATCAAAGAACATGCTGGATAAGGTCAAAATGACGGTGTATTCACCAGGTGAATATCTGAGCGATTTATCACGAACAAGCCGTGCCACGGTAGCCTCGATGTACAAGGGAATGAACATAGAACTTATAGATAACTTTGTTGTGAAGGAGGTGACCGAAAAGGAGGTTATCAGTGAAGACGGCAGGAGACTTCCTTCGGATATAAGTTTCATATTGCCACCTTATACCGGGCAGAAAATCGTAAAGGATGCCAATCTGGGCGATGATGTTGGTTTCGTGCTTACCGGAACTGATATGAAATCTGTGAAATACGATAATATCTATGCGGTGGGTGATGTAAATGCGCTTATCGTACCGAAGATGGCATCCCTTGCTGTAAAAACTGCAAGAATAGCTGCTGCCAACATAGCCAACAGATTTGGATTGTCTGTGCCTGTAGAAGTATACGATCCGAAGATCGTATGCGTGGCTGATAGCCCATACGGTAACTACGCCGTTGCAGTGACAGATTCCACCTTCTACGGAGGGAACATTTCTGAGGCCATACCTTCAGCCGCAAATCACTTGAAAAAGACGCTGTTCACAAGATATTTCTTGTGGAGTAAGGGAGATCTCGCTATGGATAAGTATTTAACAAGTTGGTGA
- a CDS encoding 30S ribosomal protein S15 encodes MARMHTRKRGKSGSKKVYGVQPTWIQYSKDEIINTIVNLKKSGVPPSVIGIKLRDQYGIPTVKAVLNTKLGKILVEKGLKDEVPEDLANLIKRYNNVAKHVDLNPKDQANKRGRDLIMAKMLRLVKYYKRTGVLDEKWNLSKVLR; translated from the coding sequence ATGGCACGAATGCATACGAGGAAAAGAGGCAAATCAGGTTCAAAGAAGGTTTATGGTGTTCAACCGACCTGGATTCAATACAGTAAAGACGAGATCATAAACACAATAGTTAATCTGAAAAAATCGGGAGTTCCACCATCCGTGATCGGGATTAAACTGAGAGATCAGTACGGCATTCCGACTGTTAAAGCAGTACTTAACACTAAGCTTGGGAAAATACTCGTGGAAAAGGGCCTCAAGGACGAGGTACCGGAGGATCTGGCGAATCTCATAAAGAGATACAATAATGTGGCAAAGCACGTGGATCTGAATCCCAAGGACCAGGCCAATAAGAGGGGAAGAGACCTCATAATGGCCAAAATGCTCCGCCTTGTGAAATATTACAAGAGGACGGGAGTACTTGATGAAAAGTGGAACCTAAGTAAGGTTCTGAGATGA
- a CDS encoding DHH family phosphoesterase, with amino-acid sequence MIEDLIPKELYGKYVKARDMILGSDFLRVIVHYDGDGTSSAVILTNMLKRLNKKFHLSYIKELNEAGFRSFITDDTTIVADAGSDQLRFIPDKENVIVLDHHFYTQGSWKGLNINARDHGVDGTHEACGSTMSYIMALVIDENNSDLFPFFMSGLIADKQDLGGITGLNQKLVEAYGTKFRKERTLNLEGSSIKDSLTYSTDPFFKDITGFPDNAEAFLRSIGMNPEKKPQDLSEDEKRLLANALGLRLLKQKAGFEALSYIEGDIYYFDSGYSSKQLASIIDGNGKMGKNSVPVAYFLGFPEFKQEMETNWKMFKTKIIDYAYRSIAEMFNTAHISYFYAPESEMAGAISGIIMLYLADQSKPVIGFSVGKDDTKVSSRGTRKLVAKGLNLSVVMREAASAVGGSGGGHDIAAGAVIPKGREIQFLEVAEKIVESQIGKIAAKAK; translated from the coding sequence ATGATTGAAGACCTAATTCCAAAAGAATTATACGGTAAGTATGTGAAGGCCAGGGATATGATCCTTGGTTCCGATTTTTTGCGTGTTATTGTTCATTATGATGGAGATGGAACGAGTTCAGCCGTTATCTTAACAAACATGCTGAAGAGATTGAATAAGAAATTTCATCTTAGCTACATAAAGGAGCTGAACGAGGCTGGTTTCAGATCGTTCATAACCGATGACACTACAATCGTAGCCGATGCTGGATCCGACCAGCTCAGATTCATACCGGATAAGGAGAATGTCATTGTCCTTGATCATCACTTCTATACTCAAGGAAGCTGGAAGGGCCTAAATATAAATGCTAGGGATCATGGGGTGGATGGCACCCATGAGGCCTGCGGATCGACCATGTCCTATATAATGGCGCTTGTGATTGACGAGAATAATTCAGACCTCTTCCCATTCTTCATGAGCGGGCTGATTGCTGACAAGCAGGATCTTGGAGGAATAACCGGCCTGAACCAGAAACTTGTCGAGGCCTATGGTACAAAATTCAGAAAGGAACGCACCCTTAACTTAGAGGGATCCTCCATAAAGGATTCACTAACGTACTCTACAGATCCTTTTTTCAAGGATATCACAGGTTTTCCTGATAATGCTGAAGCCTTTCTGAGATCCATCGGTATGAATCCTGAAAAGAAACCGCAGGATCTCTCGGAGGATGAAAAGCGCTTGCTAGCCAATGCCCTTGGATTGAGACTGCTTAAACAAAAAGCTGGTTTTGAAGCTCTATCATACATAGAGGGCGATATTTATTATTTTGATTCTGGATATTCATCAAAACAGCTTGCTTCCATAATTGACGGCAATGGTAAAATGGGTAAAAACTCGGTTCCAGTGGCATATTTTCTGGGCTTTCCCGAGTTCAAGCAGGAGATGGAAACAAACTGGAAAATGTTCAAGACTAAAATAATTGATTATGCATACAGATCTATAGCAGAAATGTTCAATACCGCACATATCTCGTATTTCTATGCCCCTGAGTCAGAGATGGCTGGAGCCATCTCAGGCATAATAATGCTTTACCTAGCGGATCAATCAAAACCGGTGATTGGGTTCAGTGTAGGAAAGGACGACACAAAAGTATCATCTCGCGGCACTAGAAAGCTCGTGGCCAAGGGCCTAAATCTTTCAGTGGTCATGCGCGAAGCTGCTTCAGCAGTAGGTGGATCTGGTGGCGGGCATGATATAGCAGCAGGTGCTGTGATTCCAAAGGGCAGAGAGATACAGTTCTTAGAGGTGGCTGAGAAGATCGTGGAATCACAGATAGGTAAAATAGCTGCAAAGGCCAAGTAA